The stretch of DNA TAATTAGAGAACaatttgttctgtttttttttatagtgatAAGCTGTTATCATATGAGAACAAATCCGAGCACACTTTAATAATCTAatctaaggtgtgtgtgtgtgtgtgtgtgtgtgtgtgtgtgtgtgtgtgtgtgtgtgtgtgtgtgtgtgtgtgtgtgtgtgtgtgtgtgtgtgtgtgtgtgtgtgtgtgtgtatacaggcatcCCTCCAATTAAGGAATTTAACTATAACAAAATGTATAAATTTGGGAAAAATCTTGATATACGGAATGTTAAATTCACATTTACAGAATTttgaaattgggggggggggttgggttgaAATTGTACACAACACGCACTGTCATTTGTCCCAGCATGTTCATACTACTGTCATTTGTGCACGCTTTTCATACTGAGCTTTTTTCCCCTCATACTCttcataattattattaatattttagcATACAATTATCTGCTTCCCTACATAAATGTGCTTTAAAAAGGTTCGCTGCATTCTTAAGTGTGATTTTATTATATCTTGGGGCTGAATTTTTTTCAGTAGGAACACACCTCCACTTATATaatggaagtcaatgggaaaaTAGGGCTCGCTAGACGGAATTTTCCCTTTACCGACATCTTTTCAGGAACATATCTGTTCCATATATTgagggatgtatgtatgtataaatatacatatattatcaaTAGTATTGTATTTTTACATTCAATAAGGTATAAAGGCCATGTACTTTAAGGTACTAAGCCAATGTACGGCATATTCTAGTGAATGGCCTGTAGAGTTGtcttatggcttagcactgcttagtaaatatgcaaGTAAAAATGGCCCATTGTATAACGTTTTACGAGTCTCCTTCCCCAAGAGAGGATTTTGCAAAGCATTGCTTAGCAATCCCCTAAGACCATGAAGGGGCTATTGGTTCAGGAGCATACCATATTTGATTTATCAACACCTCCTGTCATCAAATGGGACAGAACCCAATTATTAGTAAATGTCACTGGTGTCCCAAtcatctctcctatccccctTTGTTATCACTCCCACCTCCCAATTTATTAGCTTCCCGATCTGGCTGTATGGACAGCTGGCCTGAAGACATCTCCGCTCCATACCATCCCTTTGCATGGAGCAGTAAAATTGAATAGTAAATGGTATGATAAAGGGGGGCAGGGGAAAGCGATAGGGGTGATTGGTGGGGGGATGAGAGGCAGGTTCCAAAGAGGACATACAATAGCTGCCACAGGCAGCCAGCTGTCTCTGATTGATTTGGTCTTTCACAAATGCTACAAatgtatccccccctcctcctcctccattgaAATACTGGCAGCGTGGAGTCAAAGAGAAGCGCAAAGCACATATGTGGTTTTActgaaagggttaacaaaaaGACAAAGCCCTTTAAAAAAGAATCATGACGCAGCCTATAGAATTAATTTGCTATAAATGTTCCTAGACAATGGGACTAGATGCCACATATGCAGTCGTGTCTCGCCGTTACATTTCAATTTGATGGGTTAAAAGAAAAAGACTGCTACAAAAAATAGGGTGTTTAAAACACTTACCATAACATTTAACAAAAGCCTAGATTTTACCCAAACTGCAAAGTACTGAACATTGGATGTATATATTGCAGAGAGGTATGTTAGTTAACAATACATCCCTCAAACAGCTAAACATTGTGCTTATCTTAGGTAGGTCTTGAACACCTGTTTTTATACAAACTATGTGGTAAAGGATTTACACGTATACAGCTGTAACATGCCACCACGTTTGGATAAGATAAGCAACTAATCTGTATGCGTCAATGTTATTAGTCATTGCACGGCTATTGTAGACTTGCTTAGGACACTACGTGGATATGTTGCTGCATTGCATGCAGCACGCCTGTCAGAGGCATGgaaatgtgctcacaggtgacaTTTGTattgctgtgcattgtgtgcaaaCGTACAGCTAAAGGAAATGACACTTATTTCTAAAGCTTAAAATGTTTCCAATATGGTCATTGCTCTGAACAAAGCAAACTGCTGGCTTCCAAGTGTAGAGGTCCCCTTTCTGGTGGTCACCTGCACTATAATGAAGATTGTACTCATGTATGTCTAAGCATAACTGCATCCAAGCCGGTCCCCAACtcttctctcacacccccccaccccctcacccaaaaaaaaaaaaaaaatcatggtcAATAAAGATAGAACAAGTGTGTTAAGGTATAAAACTCATATATTTAACTTTATCTTGCTGTTATACCAATAAtctgtacatttttttaaaaagtaaaaaaaataagatatataacactgtacatgcataGTTCTTGAACATATACTTTTCGCTCTCCaaaaagagacatacataaaacATCTATAAACGTTTTCATAGCCAGTATTATGGCTTAACATTGGATAACTCCAACACACgttatataaattatataacttataacttttttttttgtttgttttttttttttttagtttagttTTCTTATGTTACATTGCTGCTGTACACAAGGGTGGTATATTCACACAATCGCAtgataaacaaaaatagaaaacagtGCAAAAACAAGGATTACACAAACTGAAATGCTACATACATCCATCATTTGCACGTCGTATGGGTAATGCAGAAGCTACAGATTCAAGATGTCTCGGCTAACATTCACAGCACTAATATATAAGggtgccccccaccctgcctgcccaGCTCTCCCCACTGAAGGCTTTTCAGAGGATACTGCTGGGGGAAAAGACATTCAAAATATCACTATCACATCAGGCGGTGCCCGGTGGTTACAACCCGTGGGTGACAAGTCCTCAATCCCACGGCCAGTGcagccacctcccccacccacccggaGCCCTGAGATCTCTGCTCGTTCTCCTCCTTCACAAGCACAGCAGCCCCAGCGCCTCTCCTGCACTCCTTTgctctggaggggggggggtatggagACGGGGGCGGTTTTTTTTTGCCGTTTCCTCTTATCTCTGCTCTTTCGACAAGTAAAgacctaataaaaaaaatacaacgtTAATATTATATATGTAGGGAGGATAATGCAGCCAACAGAGAAATGTTAATAAAAGAATCCTCTCTCGTTGCTCCCCAGCTCTCCGCAGAACACCCCGCCCTTGTTGATGTTGCAGGcagcctcacccctccccccacctctttcccgCCAGTACATCTTGTTTTGcaactttgtgtttttttttttgtaaaagaacTTTCCAAGGAGGAGCCAGAGAGATTGAGTAACACTCCGTGAAAAAAAAACTATCATGTGTGCAGTCACCAACTCCCACTTTCTACAACCAAAACAACATCTCGGAAACGCAACGCTGCACTTCTGGATTTTACACTTTTATCCCCTTCCCCAGCTCAGGAAATAACCCGGGCCCAGGTCCCACCGCCGGCTTACTACATGTACCCCCTCATGTAATACATGTACcccatatataataataataataataataataatacatgtacccgtcatataataatacaggaGCTGTACTTTGCACTCACCAGAAAGTCATCGGATTTTTTTTCGGGGGGTCTGTTCCAAAGTCAGCAGGGGGTGAGCCCCCTTCCCACTGTCAGCCTTCCCTGGCAGTATCCTCTTCCTTTTGGGAAAATAATCTGCCAAGAGAAAAATACATAGATGTGGTTAGGTCAAGAAACACAGTGCCACCCCACACCTCGCCCATGACAAGACCCTTACCCACAGTACTCCACTACACAACCTGCCCCCAGTACCCCACTAAACAACCTGCCCCCAGTACCCCACTAAACAACCTGCCCCCAGTACCCCACTAAACAACCTGCCCCCAGTACCCCACTACCCACAGTACCCAATGCACAACCTAGCCACTGTGATATTACAGGTGTCTGCGGCAGTGAATCCGCTGTATACAATGTAACTACACCCAGCTTGTCTTCACTCCGTTATGTTGCGATTAGAATAGCGATCTTACCGGTGATGGCAGCGGACGTCTCCCTCTTCCTGAGCAGGGAAGCGGTGTTTGTTGACGCCTTGGATGGGGCTTTAACGCCCTGGCACCTCCTGATGGCTTTATCTGCGTTTTCCTTTAAGCTCTCTGGGGTCCCGTGGCTGCCCACCGCTTCTGCTGGTGCCTCCTCCTTGGTCTCTGCTGGCATTGGGTGCCTGGTGCTAAACAGCGGCTGCTTGGGCACTTGCGGTGGGGTGGCAGGGCACAGCCTGCTCTCCCTGTAGAAGCTGGGTATCTCCTTGCTCTCCAGGGGCTCCCAGCAGAAGGTGCCTTTCAGAGGGTTACCAGCTTCGAAATCAAAGTTCCACCTCTCACAGTCGGATGCCTGGATCTCCTTCAGCTGCCTCTTCAGCTCAGACCGCAATTCATCGTGGTCAATGGGTCCAAATAGACTTCTGCATGCGCCCCTTCCATGCCCAATGCCAGCCACGGGTCCCCTGGGCAGCGTTGTCATCGCCTCCTCTTGCAACGCAATGTTAAAAGCAGCCATGGCCGTGATTCTTTACCAGGGCAGCAGGAAAGACTTGAGGCTGGGTTAGCTCTGGATATGTCTGGGCAGGGTTTGGGAAGCTTATATAGACAGGGAGCAGGAGTGGAAGGAGGAAAAAAACCAGCTACATaggaggagacagagaaggggaggggTCTCCCTGCAACTACAGAAAAACAGTATGACGTCCCACAGGGAGGGGTGGTCTTTCTGGCAAAAGCTCCTTTCTTTGCCTTGAGTTTCCCAACCTAGGGGTGGAGATTCAGATCAGGTTAGAAAAAAACGCAGAGCCCCCTCCCAcattccctctcctctttccactcctccactctccattcAGCTGAGaaaagaggtggagagagagagagagagagagagaaaaaaaagtgtgtgtgtttgtgccgtGGAAGGGGAGGGTTATTAACATTGACTTGACTTATAAACTGTAACTGATATTTTGTTTCTTTTCAGTGTCTGGGGTTTGCCTTTGTGTTGCCTCCTGCTTCCCACCTTCCTGCTTATGGTCCCAGAGGGGTTTCACATTATATCCCCTTGGAGTTTAGTCTCTTTTAACACAATATGGAGGAGCCTTTGGGGTAAATAAACCCAACTGTATTCTTTCTGTCAGGAAATGGTAGTGGTGATGCACACAGTGATGTCCTAGCAGATATTGTGccgtgcttgtgtgtgtgtgtacatatcccAATGTAAGTCCCTGTGCGGTGGGATGGTGAGTGCACACAAAATTCGGAGCTTAATGCCAACTGTAATCATACATCGCTGCAAGAAGGCATTCACCTCCAGAGCGCTCTCTGGGACGCCAGTTTTGTATGGTGTGCTAGTGTAAACGTAACACAGCACCAGTCCTGGCAATTGAAGACACATGATACAGTGGCTTTTTAAAGCTAAATATCTCGGGTTGCCAGCTGTCTTGTGAACACTCACTTATGAGACCCCTGAGCGGCGTATCCTTCTCTGTATAGGAGGTACACTGTGCATTAATATGGTTCATATTCAGCTTCTTGCCGCCGACCGTTGCACCCAGATCTAACACCCTGGTAACTGCAACAACATGTCACTGAAGGAGAATTATCCCACATGTCACTAAAGATCCGATCCCACGATCTCCCCCAAACTGCTGCTGGattcctcccccgcccccctttttGTTCAAGTCATCTaaatcaggggggctcaactccagtccccaagcgccgaacaggtcagggtttcaggatatccctgctgcagcacaggtgcctcaatcagtccctgcttcagcacaggcgactcaagtagtccctgcttcagcacagttgactcaattagaggctcagtcttcgacttgagcttctgattgagccacccgtgctgaagctgggatgtcttaaaaacctgacctgtttttttttttttttagggtggcGGGGtgggcttgaggattggagtttagCATCCCTGATCTAAACTATGCTGGCATTAAATATACAATCGGAAATGTCCTTGAAAATAACAATGCCTCTGTACAGGGCATACACAATTTGCATTAACCCAAATCAATAGCTAATTGTGTAGATGTTCAAACCAATGTGTGAATGTGTAGCTGCTGTGATCAGTTTATGATTGTATAGCTGTTCAGATCCTTGCTTGTCCCCGTAATGCTGTAAAGCAAAGTGCCTGGACCAATATGCGAGTCATTTATTCTGGGAGATGTCTGGGCAAGTTCTCATCTCCACGTAATGCTGCCTGCACCAGTCATCAGCGTTACAGCTACAGACATAGGGCTCTGTTTATTGGAACTGGGACAAAACCAGTGCAGGAGGGGAAACAGCACCAGATTATCTGTAACACATCTGGTGCTGTTTTGGTCCAATTTTGCAATTGGTGGCCTTTGATAAATGAGACCCTCCCAACAATATTTTATAGATGGCTGCTTGTATTGATTTAGTGCTACATGTAGCACTGAAAGAGTTCAATCATATTCAAACCAGACTTGTGACACATACTAGTCATTTGATATACTTAATTTCTTCCCCTTTTTAAATGCATGCCTCAAACGTTATTTCGTGTTAGTGTAAGCAAGTGATTTTGCGTGCTGTACTATTTTACTGAATCATATTTCGCACACACagctgaaataaataaatatatatttgtgtaataCACCTGTGATCTATTTAACAACCAAATGTCCCAGTTACTGGGCCTGTCATCACTTTTTATAGGCACATGGTATTATAGGACTTGGACTTCAGTGTGAAAGCTGCAGCTCCACAAGAGAATTTATGGCTCTAGTAATGTTTAATTACTGCAGTAAACCTCGGTACCGGTCGTGTGCCAAACAACTGACTAAATTAGcactttgttttgtgtgtgtatatatatatatatatacacacacacacacacacacacacacacacacaaaacaaagtgCTAATTTAGTCAGTTGTTTGGCACACGACCGGTACCGAGGTTTACTGCAGTAATTAAACATTATATAATATATGCTAAACAATaaatatattgtgatatatatatatcacaaaaacAAGCCTGCATCAGACTAAATATAAAGAAACCAAAATCAGTAGAATCgcctataaaaaaaataataacaataggaTACTGACcaaaaatagaaacaaagaaTCCCATGTAAAGCACTCTGGTGTAAACAAGTATAAAAATACTTGTTTACACCAGAGTGCTTTACGTGGGATACTTTGCTtctatttgtgtatgtgtctatctatctatctatctatctatctatctatctatctatctatctatctatctatctatctatctatctatctatctatctatccaagCTAACAGTGCAGGATGGAGCCAGGTCTAATCGGTGGATGAGAGTTGTGTATGcgtgttgtgtgttgtgtatgcgtgttctccatgctccccctctctgggtggaggagtagaggctgGGGTGTAATTGGAAGCCTGCAGCAGGCAGCACGTTCCTGTAGCACAGTGCGTGTGCATGGGGCGGAGAGCTCACAATGAGGAGGCTTAATGAGCTGGAAAGAGGATATCTCGCTAAGCAGAGCAATATAAAGGGCTGAAAAGGCACATTTGGCAATGTTTCTTCAACAAAAAAACATAGTTCTCCCTCTGGCTCACAGAGAAATGAAAACACTGCAGAGCATACATGTAAAAAGGAACAGGGGAAATGGCAATAACCCCTTTACCCTATACTTTTCTGCACATTTTGTTGAACCAGCATGAGGGCTCTTTATCATGTTGGTGTACATGAGGGTACCAGGCCACAATAGTCCCTTATTTAGAGGTCAGTTTTCACCCTTTCACCTTTAAGAAATACTTTGTGACATGGTGCGCATGTGACCTAGGGTGATTATCCTAACCCTGAGTTTTTGGGATGTTCATGTGGCAGATGGGAAGAAGACAATGCAGGAGTGGGGTGACCCTCTGACATCCTACCCCCTCCCTGCAGAATAAACCTCGACAGGGTTTGGATGGGTGAGGGGTAAAGTGTATCTGGGGGTCAGCCAACCTTTGCAGTCTGATAGGGCCAATAGAACGCATATAATGGGGCCAatgcagagaactgcgagaatggccattctcCATACTTTAAACTCTCGATgttttttggcggattcccctcgtagtatgcaggaaagtgcgcatatctgggagaggaatccgacagagagatggcgagccctatagtgtcattgctgtgcatgccaataaatatatgaaactgaaggggttactggtgtattatttagttatttatatatatatatatatgtgtatgtgtatatatgtgtgtgtatatatatatatatatatatatatatatatatatatatatatatatatatatatatatagtggttagcAGGGATagggatgggtgcagtgtgtaagagcccccctgcatcaatctgagccaggaaaagggacagattttttttgtcccttttcgccgctcagcaccactttcttgttggcggagcgattttgagaaaatctctccattttatagccgCGATCAGCTAGAATACAGCGGGAttttaaattggcgagatattGCATCtcaccacccgcgcggcgagatttttttCACGCCAAAAAAAACCGCCGGATtctcctcatctcgccagtttttcgccatttactgaattgctgtaggcatatttggtaaaaaactggcgagatagggcttctcgccgcTTTCTGCATTGGCCCCAATATGCGTATGCTATTTTAGCCTATTCAGTGC from Ascaphus truei isolate aAscTru1 chromosome 6, aAscTru1.hap1, whole genome shotgun sequence encodes:
- the LOC142497616 gene encoding uncharacterized protein LOC142497616 gives rise to the protein MAAFNIALQEEAMTTLPRGPVAGIGHGRGACRSLFGPIDHDELRSELKRQLKEIQASDCERWNFDFEAGNPLKGTFCWEPLESKEIPSFYRESRLCPATPPQVPKQPLFSTRHPMPAETKEEAPAEAVGSHGTPESLKENADKAIRRCQGVKAPSKASTNTASLLRKRETSAAITDYFPKRKRILPGKADSGKGAHPLLTLEQTPRKKIR